The following proteins come from a genomic window of Trifolium pratense cultivar HEN17-A07 linkage group LG4, ARS_RC_1.1, whole genome shotgun sequence:
- the LOC123921328 gene encoding protein NRT1/ PTR FAMILY 6.2, giving the protein MEKKMSWTVGDAVDYKGFPADRSKTGGWVTAALILGIEIVERLSTMGIAVNLVTYLMGVMHLPSSTAANTVTDFMGTSFLLCLLGGFLADSFLGRFKTIGIFSAIQTLGTAALAISTKLPQLRPPPCHAGESCKPANGFQMGILYLALYLIALGTGGLKSSVSGFGSDQFDEKDEKEQSQRTYFFNRFFFFISLGTLAAVTVLVYIQDEVSRSWAYGICSVSMVIAIVVFLSGTKRYRYKKSMGSPIVHIFQVIVASIKKRKMELPYNVGALYEDTPEDSRIEHTDQFRFLEKAAIVLEGDFERDVYGSGPNPWKLCSLTRVEEVKMMVRLLPIWATTIIFWTTYAQMITFSVEQASTMERNIGNFQIPAGSLTVFFVAAILITLAVNDRVIMPLWKKFKGKPGFTNLQRIAIGLFLSILGMMAASLGEVKRLSVAKGAKGNQTTLPISVFLLVPQFFLVGSGEAFIYTGQLDFFITQSPKGMKTMSTGLFLTTLSLGFFISSFLVSVVKKVTGTSDGQGWLADNINKGRLDLFYALLTILSFINFIAFLVCAFWYKPKKTKPSMQMGAINGSSVEEKC; this is encoded by the exons ATG GAGAAGAAAATGAGCTGGACAGTTGGAGATGCTGTGGACTATAAGGGCTTCCCTGCTGATAGGTCCAAAACTGGTGGTTGGGTGACAGCTGCTCTTATTTTAG GGATTGAAATTGTTGAGAGGCTTTCCACTATGGGGATTGCAGTTAACTTGGTGACATATCTAATGGGAGTCATGCATCTTCCAAGCTCAACTGCAGCTAATACTGTGACTGACTTCATGGGAACATCATTTCTCCTTTGTTTGCTTGGAGGTTTTCTTGCAGATTCCTTCCTTGGAAGATTTAAGACTATTGGAATCTTTTCTGCAATACAAACACTG GGTACTGCAGCATTAGCAATCTCAACAAAATTGCCGCAGTTACGTCCACCACCTTGCCACGCCGGTGAAAGTTGCAAGCCAGCAAATGGATTCCAAATGGGAATCTTATACTTGGCTCTATACCTTATTGCACTAGGAACCGGCGGCCTTAAATCAAGTGTTTCGGGGTTTGGTTCTGATCAATTTGatgagaaagatgaaaaggaGCAATCCCAAAGGACTTATTTCTTCAACaggtttttcttcttcatcagtTTGGGAACTCTTGCGGCCGTCACAGTACTTGTTTACATACAAGATGAAGTTAGTCGAAGTTGGGCTTATGGAATATGTTCTGTTTCTATGGTCATTGCCATTGTAGTATTCCTATCAGGAACTAAAAGATACAGATACAAGAAGAGTATGGGAAGCCCTATTGTCCACATTTTCCAAGTTATTGTTGCATcaataaagaaaaggaagatgGAACTTCCTTACAATGTTGGAGCTTTGTATGAGGACACTCCAGAAGATTCAAGAATAGAGCACACCGATCAGTTCCG TTTTTTGGAGAAAGCAGCAATTGTGTTAGAAGGTGATTTTGAGAGGGATGTATATGGTTCTGGTCCAAACCCTTGGAAGCTATGCTCACTGACAAGGGTAGAAGAAGTGAAAATGATGGTGAGACTTCTACCAATATGGGCCACAACCATTATATTTTGGACCACATATGCACAAATGATCACCTTTTCAGTTGAACAAGCCTCCACCATGGAAAGGAATATAGGGAATTTTCAAATCCCTGCAGGATCTCTCACAGTCTTTTTTGTCGCCGCAATCCTAATCACTCTAGCTGTCAATGACCGAGTCATCATGCCcctttggaagaaatttaaggGCAAACCGG GTTTCACCAACCTACAAAGGATCGCCATTGGACTTTTTTTGTCAATATTGGGTATGATGGCTGCTTCTCTAGGTGAAGTGAAACGGTTATCAGTTGCAAAAGGCGCAAAAGGCAATCAAACAACACTACCAATAAGTGTTTTCCTTTTAGTCCCACAATTCTTCTTGGTTGGTTCTGGTGAAGCATTCATATACACAGGACAACTTGATTTCTTCATAACACAATCACCAAAAGGAATGAAAACAATGAGCACTGGTCTATTCCTCACAACTTTATCACTTGGTTTCTTCATCAGTAGTTTCCTTGTGTCAGTTGTGAAGAAAGTAACTGGTACAAGTGATGGTCAAGGATGGTTAGCTGATAATATCAACAAGGGAAGACTTGACTTGTTCTATGCACTTCTTACCATACTTAGTTTCATCAATTTTATAGCATTTTTGGTATGTGCATTTTGGTATAAGCCTAAGAAAACTAAGCCATCAATGCAAATGGGAGCAATTAATGGATCCTCAGTTGAAGAGAAGTGCTAA